A part of Dreissena polymorpha isolate Duluth1 chromosome 13, UMN_Dpol_1.0, whole genome shotgun sequence genomic DNA contains:
- the LOC127856337 gene encoding uncharacterized protein LOC127856337 → MCCLLSRLGGADGKACCTRCCVSCVDCAPVVCCCLEIRLVSKYSTDKSRSVSESSVNQSREMQSMDSKDMVKATSLSFGAKGAKSKKEASKHVLSTVAVVTHTGCKPTPKKVQKTIKPNGDVIETNNTKLKETTLELTRKLPPPPLHVKVSLPSQQTSAKVTHKRKQSVSSELREVPVIQNSIPLHFLGRGHNDPDLLLGLPQHDDLISLSVNSNASMSNIRVHMYDQLEPGTILDGSGTHRSSVMDSVYSNVPRTPRSQGQSLTLTSPRPLPVPHGR, encoded by the exons ATGTGTTGTCTCCTTTCT AGGCTAGGTGGCGCTGACGGTAAGGCCTGCTGTACCAGGTGCTGTGTCTCCTGTGTAGACTGTGCCCCTGTTGTCTGCTGCTGTCTAGAAATTAGACTGGTTTCCAAGTACTCAACTGATAAATCAAGATCTGTGTCTGAATCTTCAGTAAACCAGTCAAGGGAAATGCAGTCTATGGATTCCAAAGATATGGTTAAAGCCACAAGTCTTTCTTTTGGTGCAAAAGGTGCCAAAAGTAAAAAAGAAGCAAGTAAACATGTGCTTTCAACAGTGGCTGTCGTGACTCACACAGGTTGTAAACCAACTCCGAAGAAAGTGCAAAAAACTATTAAGCCAAACGGAGATGTGATAGAGACAAATAACACAAAACTGAAAGAGACAACTCTGGAGTTAACTAGGAAACTTCCACCACCCCCTTTGCATGTTAAAGTTTCTTTACCCAGCCAGCAAACAAGTGCCAAAGTAACTCATAAGAGAAAACAGTCAGTGTCCAGTGAGCTGAGGGAAGTTCCGGTGATTCAGAATAGTATTCCGCTTCACTTCCTTGggagaggtcacaatgacccagACCTTTTGCTGGGTTTGCCTCAGCACGATGACCTCATTTCGCTATCTGTAAATAGCAACGCAAGCATGTCAAACATTCGTGTACATATGTATGATCAATTAGAACCCGGGACTATCCTTGACGGCTCTGGGACTCATCGAAGCTCTGTGATGGATTCTGTTTATAGCAATGTGCCTAGGACtccaaggtcacaaggtcaatcTCTGACCTTGACCTCTCCAAGGCCTCTGCCGGTTCCACATGGTAGATAG
- the LOC127854760 gene encoding uncharacterized protein LOC127854760 has product MATVNEDINPQRLDDDMCRRALNRAHKKVVAEMDPDVVLNGLRNSGFLPQGEYEDLMNLITLPMKCRLLVNKISQGGNVAYFEFKKCLRATNHEQLVIELELKEVEIISEMTRYTELQNERSSRRNNEFTLYERMETDDQTIPPEPALQRSALYGIRRDQEFVQTITKDLHNGRLIELTKEMVEELKSPGVSEQGHRGGFGTVYISKDQVPGFNLRVVLKEINAKQKDGNLSQKLGSVTNEKIAARLMHFAIVPLLAYHDDHHNEKYYFISPYLENGDLFEAIAHDRLYSSAVKLNWEIRIKIMYQIACGIDFMHTGNKFRGTILHMDIKSKNVVLDAKFNARLIDFGLARELKEGDEKLLLTALPVGTPGYFPTVRHNLLTKQHDFHNFGVVLRELLTGLEPSEKEEGVDFRNWHKSLILRKKKTGKLCTTS; this is encoded by the exons ATGGCCACAGTTAACGAGGACATTAATCCGCAGAGACTCG ACGATGACATGTGTCGTCGAGCTCTGAACAGGGCTCACAAGAAGGTTGTTGCTGAGATGGACCCTGATGTTGTGCTGAACGGACTCAGGAATTCTGGGTTTCTGCCACAAGGAGAATATGAGGACCTAATG AATTTGATCACACTGCCGATGAAATGTCGCCTCCTTGTGAATAAAATTAGTCAAGGTGGCAACGTAGCGTACTTCGAGTTCAAGAAATGTCTTCGAGCAACAAATCATGAACAATTAGTAATAGAGCTCGAGTTAAAAGAAGTTGAAATAATATCTGAGATGACAAGATATACTGAGCTACAGAATGAAAGATCAAGTAGACGAAATAATGAGTTCACATTGTATGAAAG GATGGAAACTGACGATCAAACAATACCACCTGAACCAGCGTTGCAAAGAAGTGCTTTGTATGGTATACGTCGTGACCAAGAATTTGTCCAAACCATAACCAAAGACCTCCATAACGGGAGACTTATTGAGCTGACCAAGGAGATGGTGGAAGAGTTGAAGAGTCCGGGTGTCAGTGAACAAGGACATCGGGGCGGATTCGGCACTGTCtacatat ctaaagatCAAGTTCCCGGATTCAATTTGAGAGTCGTCCTCAAAGAAATAAATGCGAAACAGAAAGATGGGAATTTGTCACAAAAATTAGGATCTGTAACAAAT GAAAAGATTGCAGCACGGCTGATGCATTTTGCTATTGTTCCTCTTCTGGCATATCATGACGATCATCATAATGA GAAATACTACTTTATTTCGCCTTATCTTGAGAATGGAGATCTGTTCGAAGCTATCGCACATGACAGACTATATTCGTCTGCTGTTAAACTAAATTGGGAAATCCGGATAAAGATCATGTACCAGATTGCTTGTGGAATAGACTTTATGCACACCGGCAATAAATTCAG GGGAACAATATTACACATGGATATTAAATCAAAGAACGTTGTTTTGGATGCCAAATTCAACGCTAGATTGATTGATTTTGGCCTGGCACGAGAGTTGAAAGAAGGCGATGAAAAGTTGTTGTTGACAGCCTTACCTGTTGGAACACCTGGGTACTTTCCGACTGTTAGACATAATTTACTAACAAAACAACATGACTTTCACAACTTCGGAGTAG TTTTGCGCGAGTTGTTGACAGGTCTTGAACCATCTGAAAAGGAAGAGGGGGTTGACTTTCGAAATTGGCACAAGAGTTTAatattaagaaagaaaaaaacaggTAAATTGTGTACGACTTCATAA